In the genome of Misgurnus anguillicaudatus chromosome 11, ASM2758022v2, whole genome shotgun sequence, one region contains:
- the lgmn gene encoding legumain: MTSQTVSVLGLILSVVLIVSGFPTEQPENGKHWVVIVAGSNGWYNYRHQADVCHAYQIVRKNGIPDEQIVVMMYDDLAQDPSNPTPGVIINRPNGTDVYKGVLKDYTGDDVTPQNFLAVLKGDASGVKGGSGKVLNSGPNDHVFVYFTDHGAPGLVAFPNDELHVEDLMEAIKYMHTNNKYKKMVFYIEACESGSMMKPLPVDIDVYATTAANGKESSYACYYDEARDTYLGDWYSVNWMEDSDVEDLSQETLAKQFKIVKAKTNTSHVMQYGNKTLSHMKVVAFQGNSKGRVETSETVSLPVIKELDLISSPDVPLAIMKRKLMKTNDIKAAHVHLQEINAHLQVRELLANTMRKIVEHVVQDKEEVQSYLDGREDLTQYACYKTTVKHYKQHCFNWNQQEYEYALRHLYALVNLCEGGYQAQRITLAMDHVCYFRQ, translated from the exons ATGACTTCACAGACAGTAAGTGTTTTAGGCCTCATCCTAAGTGTGGTGCTGATAGTGAGTGGTTTTCCTACTGAGCAGCCAGAAAATGGGAAGCACTGGGTAGTCATTGTGGCTGGATCCAATGGCTGGTACAACTACAGACATCAG GCTGACGTTTGCCACGCCTACCAGATCGTCCGTAAGAACGGAATCCCAGATGAGCAGATTGTGGTGATGATGTATGATGACCTGGCTCAGGACCCTAG TAATCCAACGCCAGGAGTGATCATAAACAGACCCAATGGAACCGATGTTTACAAAGGAGTGCTGAAAGACTACACTGGTGAT GATGTGACTCCTCAGAATTTCCTGGCGGTGTTGAAAGGTGATGCATCTGGTGTAAAAGGAGGATCTGGGAAAGTGCTGAACAG CGGTCCAAATGATCATGTGTTTGTCTATTTTACTGATCACGGAGCCCCAGGTCTGGTGGCCTTTCCTAATGATGAG ctTCACGTAGAAGACCTGATGGAGGCCATCAAGTACATGCATACCAACAATAAGTACAAGAAG atgGTGTTTTATATTGAGGCCTGTGAGTCTGGCTCTATGATGAAGCCTCTTCCAGTTGACATTGATG TGTACGCCACGACTGCAGCTAATGGTAAGGAGTCATCATACGCCTGTTACTACGATGAGGCCAGAGACACTTACCTGGGAGATTGGTACAGTGTCAACTGGATGGAGGACTCAGACGTGGAGGA TCTGAGCCAGGAAACACTCGCTAAACAATTCAAGATCGTGAAAGCCAAAACCAACACCAGCCATGTGATGCAGTACGGAAATAAG ACGCTGTCCCACATGAAGGTGGTTGCCTTCCAGGGTAACTCGAAAGGTCGCGTTGAGACATCTGAGACCGTGTCATTACCTGTGATTAAAGAACTTGACCTCATAAGCAGCCCCGATGTGCCACTTGCAATCATGAAGAGGAAACTCATGAAAACTAATGATATCAAGGCCGCCCACGTTCACCTGCAGGAAATCAATGCACATCTGCAG GTGCGGGAGCTGCTTGCAAACACAATGCGTAAGATCGTAGAGCACGTGGTGCAGGACAAAGAGGAAGTGCAGAGTTATCTGGATGGGCGGGAAGATCTCACACAGTATGCCTGCTATAAAACCACCGTCAAACACTACAAACAGCACTGCTTTAACTGGAACCAACAAGAG TATGAATATGCTCTGAGACACTTGTATGCTTTAGTCAACCTGTGTGAGGGAGGATACCAGGCACAGAG AATCACACTGGCTATGGATCATGTGTGTTACTTCAGACAGTAG